A single genomic interval of Nostoc commune NIES-4072 harbors:
- the hrmK gene encoding hybrid histidine kinase/response regulator HrmK yields MQQYSSLPDHNSQIDVRPKPLTTIEQLRAKLWLESSLNQLQGRLNDCLLSACKTVPQARAAETKILQTVVNEISSAVNNSNLAVTDCAVGIALFEPQATVATVCYVSSSLSPNSQPLFLELLTTEKKLLLRLQEVIELEDLQQLENQQPPSAWRLADDSGNVMGWLILATAPLNSARDSLIKSLAQLRSKLMARSAKRCTTALVQLRHILSWQQRYQQLSNSNQELERTNQLKNQFLANTSHEIRTPLSSIIGFTHLLLAQGYEPTKERQQEYLNIIQSSGKHLLALINDILDLSKIEANQLEVQWETIDVPMLCSNVFALVKEKAANKGLKLRLKLDPNITTLVADPLRLKQMLLNLLFNALKFTSQGSVGLEVVPKGLFVYFTVWDTGTGISQEDQAQLFEPYFQIAKAVAGGEGTGLGLAVTQKLAQIHGGSVKVESEVNCGSRFTLVLPFKQDEGAGEAGEAGEEKYSLSPLPFTTNSSVDILLVENDLPNAHLMQIYLCKLGYQVTWVKNAAEMWETLPQLDPVVILMDVHLADGNGLKLVQQLRENQQYRAIPVIVQTAMAMKGDRETCLAAGVNDYISKPIDLPLLASLIAKYSKPPTKVDGE; encoded by the coding sequence ATGCAGCAGTACTCAAGCTTACCAGACCATAACTCACAGATAGATGTAAGGCCAAAACCTTTGACAACAATTGAGCAACTTCGCGCCAAGTTGTGGCTGGAGAGCAGCTTGAACCAGTTGCAAGGTCGCCTTAATGATTGCCTGCTTTCTGCTTGTAAAACAGTCCCACAGGCAAGAGCCGCAGAAACAAAAATTCTCCAAACTGTTGTCAACGAGATTAGCAGTGCTGTGAACAACAGCAATTTGGCGGTTACAGATTGTGCCGTAGGCATAGCTTTGTTTGAACCACAAGCAACTGTTGCCACAGTTTGCTATGTTTCATCTTCTCTATCCCCGAACTCACAACCTTTATTTCTAGAATTGCTGACAACAGAAAAAAAGCTGCTGTTGAGATTGCAAGAGGTCATAGAACTCGAAGATTTGCAGCAGCTTGAAAATCAACAACCACCCAGCGCTTGGCGGTTAGCTGATGATTCTGGCAACGTCATGGGTTGGCTAATTCTCGCCACCGCACCCCTAAACTCTGCTCGTGATTCGCTGATAAAATCACTTGCTCAACTCAGATCAAAATTGATGGCAAGGTCTGCCAAGCGTTGTACAACAGCCTTGGTACAACTTAGACACATTTTATCTTGGCAGCAACGCTATCAACAGTTAAGTAACTCTAATCAAGAATTGGAGCGCACCAATCAACTCAAAAATCAGTTTTTAGCAAATACCAGCCACGAAATTCGTACACCGCTTAGTTCTATTATTGGGTTTACCCACCTGCTTTTAGCCCAAGGGTACGAACCAACTAAAGAACGCCAGCAAGAGTATTTAAATATTATTCAGTCTAGCGGCAAGCACTTACTAGCTCTGATTAATGATATTTTGGATCTCTCTAAAATTGAAGCAAATCAGCTGGAGGTGCAATGGGAAACAATTGATGTGCCAATGCTATGTAGTAATGTTTTCGCATTGGTGAAAGAGAAAGCCGCTAATAAGGGTTTGAAACTCCGTTTAAAACTTGACCCCAATATCACAACCCTAGTAGCTGACCCCTTGCGACTCAAGCAAATGCTGTTGAATTTACTCTTCAATGCCCTAAAATTCACCAGCCAAGGAAGTGTTGGCTTAGAGGTTGTTCCCAAAGGTCTATTTGTGTATTTTACAGTTTGGGATACTGGCACTGGCATTTCCCAAGAAGACCAAGCTCAACTGTTTGAACCCTATTTCCAAATTGCCAAGGCTGTTGCTGGTGGTGAAGGTACTGGTTTGGGTTTAGCAGTAACTCAAAAACTCGCCCAAATTCATGGTGGTTCTGTGAAAGTGGAATCTGAAGTAAATTGCGGTTCCCGTTTTACCCTTGTACTTCCCTTTAAGCAAGATGAGGGAGCAGGGGAAGCAGGGGAAGCAGGGGAAGAAAAATACTCCTTATCTCCTTTGCCTTTTACCACTAATTCTTCTGTAGATATTTTGCTGGTCGAAAATGACTTACCCAACGCTCATTTGATGCAAATTTATCTATGTAAATTGGGATATCAGGTGACTTGGGTTAAGAATGCTGCCGAGATGTGGGAAACTTTACCACAGTTAGACCCAGTGGTGATTTTGATGGATGTTCATCTAGCAGATGGGAATGGTCTGAAGTTGGTACAGCAGCTGCGAGAAAATCAGCAATATCGGGCGATTCCGGTAATTGTTCAAACAGCAATGGCAATGAAAGGCGATCGCGAAACTTGTCTAGCAGCTGGAGTAAATGACTATATTTCTAAACCAATTGATTTACCACTTTTAGCCAGTCTGATAGCTAAATACAGCAAACCGCCAACTAAGGTTGATGGGGAGTAG